The following are encoded together in the Numida meleagris isolate 19003 breed g44 Domestic line chromosome 19, NumMel1.0, whole genome shotgun sequence genome:
- the PKIG gene encoding cAMP-dependent protein kinase inhibitor gamma isoform X2, giving the protein MEVESSTYTDFISCDRAGRRNAVHDIQRDANTISMRKLTKDIGELAVEGAESEEASTSSECNPGARPKEEESKPSP; this is encoded by the exons ATGGAGGTAGAGTCCAGCACGTACACAGACTTCATTTCCTGCGACAGAGCTGGCCGGAGGAATGCTGTCCATGACATCCAGCGGGATGCAAACACCATCAGCATGCGCAAGCTGACCAAGGACATTGGCGAGCTCGCTGTCGAAGGGGcag AGAGTGAAGAAGCCAGCACCTCTTCTGAGTGCAACCCCGGAGCAAGAccaaaggaggaagaaagcaaaccCTCCCCATGA
- the PKIG gene encoding cAMP-dependent protein kinase inhibitor gamma isoform X1, translating into MSKQDLKVPFTRSCHLCHKELNRISSDTKVFCNLCTARLQTEQNSEERLRILKEYRDAMEVESSTYTDFISCDRAGRRNAVHDIQRDANTISMRKLTKDIGELAVEGAESEEASTSSECNPGARPKEEESKPSP; encoded by the exons ATGTCCAAGCAGGACTTGAAGGTGCCCTTTACCAGGTCATGCCACCTGTGCCACAAAGAGCTGAACAGAATTTCCTCTGACACAAAAGTCTTCTGCAATTTGTGCACAGCCAGGTTACAGACAGAGCAAAAttctgaggaaaggctgag GATTTTGAAGGAGTATAGAGATGCGATGGAGGTAGAGTCCAGCACGTACACAGACTTCATTTCCTGCGACAGAGCTGGCCGGAGGAATGCTGTCCATGACATCCAGCGGGATGCAAACACCATCAGCATGCGCAAGCTGACCAAGGACATTGGCGAGCTCGCTGTCGAAGGGGcag AGAGTGAAGAAGCCAGCACCTCTTCTGAGTGCAACCCCGGAGCAAGAccaaaggaggaagaaagcaaaccCTCCCCATGA
- the SERINC3 gene encoding serine incorporator 3 has protein sequence MSGGEDAEGGHLTPRAEGGSRKWPVGPGGRGGAMGAVLGVCSLASWIPCLCGGASCLLCRCCPNSKNSTVTRLIYALLLLLSTAVACIMLAPGMEEQLKKVPGFCDDGLHTRIPHLNGFVSCDVFVGYRAVYRISFAMAVFFFAFSLLMIAVKTSNDPRAAVHNGFWFFKIAAIVGIMVGAFYIPEGPFTRAWFAIGVCGAFCFIVIQLVFLVDFAHSWNESWVGRMEEGNSKCWYAALLSCTSLFYGLSVVFVVLFYVFYTTPEDCTENKFFISFNMILCFAVSVVSIIPKVQEYQPRSGLLQSSIITLYTMYLTWSAMSNEPERNCNPSLLNIITQIAAPTIAPANTTVLPATPAPPKSLQWWDAQSIVGLVIFVFCLLYSSIRSSSNSQVNKLTLSASDSAILEETGGAGSGAAEEGEVRRVMDNEKDGVQYNYAFFHFMLCLASLYIMMTLTNWYSPDADFKTMTSKWPAVWVKITSSWVCLLLYFWTLVAPLVLTNRDFS, from the exons ATGAGCGGCGGCGAAGACGCAGAGGGCGGTCACCTGACGCCCCGGGCAGAGGGCGGAAGCAGGAAGTGGCCAGTGGGGCCCGGTGGTCGCGGCGGCGCCATGGGGGCGGTGCTGGGAGTCTGCTCCTTGGCCAGCTGG ATTCCCTGCCTGTGCGGCGGtgcctcctgcctgctgtgccGATGCTGTCCCAACAGCAAGAACTCCACCGTGACGCGCCTCATCTatgccctcctcctcctccttagCACGGCTGTTGCCTGCATTATGCTGGCACCGGGGATGGAAGAGCAGCTGAAAAAG GTACCTGGATTTTGTGATGATGGGCTTCATACTCGGATACCACATCTGAATGGCTTTGTCAGCTGTGATGTGTTTGTTGGATACAGAGCCGTCTACCGAATCAGCTTTGCCatggcagtgtttttctttgccttctctctGCTCATGATAGCAGTGAAAACAAGTAATGATCCAAGAGCTGCAGTGCACAATGG GTTCTGGTTCTTCAAAATAGCTGCCATTGTGGGCATCATGGTTGGAGCCTTTTACATTCCCGAAGGGCCTTTCACAAGAG CCTGGTTTGCTATTGGTGTTTGTGGAGCCTTCTGCTTCATTGTTATCCAGTTGGTGTTTCTTGTGGACTTTGCTCACTCCTGGAATGAGAGCTGGGTTGGGAGAATGGAGGAGGGAAATTCTAAATGTTGGTATGCAG ctctgctgtcctGTACAAGCTTGTTCTATGGCTTGTCAGTggtttttgttgtgcttttttatGTATTCTACACAACACCCGAGgactgcactgaaaacaaattcttcatAAGCTTTAATATGATCCTGTGTTTTGCTGTATCTGTTGTTTCCATCATTCCAAAAGTTCAg GAATATCAGCCTCGATCTGGCCTCCTCCAGTCCTCTATTATTACTCTGTACACCATGTATCTCACCTGGTCAGCCATGTCCAATGAGCCTG AACGAAACTGTAACCCAAGTTTGCTGAACATCATTACCCAGATAGCTGCACCCACAATTGCTCCAGCAAATACCACTGTCCTACCTGCTACTCCAGCTCCGCCCAAGTCCCTGCAGTGGTGGGATGCCCAGAGTATTGTTGGATTGGTTATATTTGTCTTTTGCCTCCTGTATTCCAG CATTCGCTCTTCAAGTAACAGCCAAGTGAACAAGCTGACGCTGTCTGCGAGTGACAGTGCCATTCTGGAGGAGACTGGGGGAGCAGGCAGCGgggcagcagaggaaggagaagtgCGCCGTGTCATGGATAATGAGAAAGATGGTGTTCAGTACAACTATGCCTTCTTTCACTTCATGCTCTGTCTTGCCTCTCTTTACATCATGATGACACTCACAAACTGGTACAG ccctgatgcagattttaaaacaatgacAAGTAAGTGGCCAGCCGTGTGGGTGAAGATAACCTCCAGCTGGGTTTGTCTCCTTCTCTACTTTTGGACCCTAGTGGCTCCCCTTGTCCTTACTAACAGGGACTTCAGTTAA